TACACCTTGGTGAACGGAGACCTCTTTAAGAGAGGATTTTCCATTCCTCTTCTTAAGTGCTTATCAAAGGAACGAGCAGAGTATGTGCTCGCCGAGATCCATGAGGGCAGCTGTGGCCACCACCTCGACGGGCGTTCTCTGGCGAGAAAGGTCCTCCGGGCCGGCtactactggcccaccctggaGAAAGACGCAGCCGACCACGTTAAACGCTGTGACCCATGCCAGAAACACGCCGACCACCGCTTAGCCCCACCCGAACGGCTCTCGACTATGGTCTCCCCTTGGCCTTTCCACCAATGGGGAATGGACCTCTTGGGACCTTTTACAACCGCGCCAGGACAGCTGAAACATCTGGTCGTCGCGGTAGACTACTTCACCaagtggattgaagcagaaCCCCTTGCAACTATCACTTCGGCCCGCATACAACGCTTCTTCTACAAGAACATCATCAGCCGATTCGGGGTACCTGGAGTACTTATTACCGACAATGGCACAAAGTTTGCCTCCCAAGGGTTCAAGGAGCTCGTAGACGGGCTCCACATCAAGCACCACTTCACCTCTGTGGAGCACCCCCAGACGAACGGACAAGCCGAAGCGGCAAACCGAGTAATCCTTAGAGGGCTCAAGAAAAGACTGGACGACGCTAAGGGCAACTGGGCAGAGCAACTCGATCATGTCCTTTGGGCATACCGCACAACGCCGCACTCTACGACTGGGGAGAGCCCCTTTCGCCTAACTTTCGGCACAGAGGCGGTGATCCCAGCAGAGATTGGAGAGCCGAGCGCTCGTACCATGGGCCACGACCCGGGACAGAACGACCAACTCATCAATGAAGACCTGGACCTTCTCGCCGAAAGGAGAGCCGTTGCCAATTGCAGGGAGTTGATCGCGAAGCAGCATGCAGCCATCCGCTCCAGCAAGAAGGTCGTCCACCGCGTGTTCCTACCAGGGGACTTAGTCCTCCGCAACGCCAGCATCGGAGCCCGAGGAACCGAGCGAGGCAAGTTGGCCGCCAACTGGGAAGGCCCATACAGAATAACTGAAGCAACCGGCACCGGCGCCTACAAGTTGGAGAAGCTCTCGGGCGAAAAAATCCCCCGCACTTGGAATGCCACCAACTTGAACCGCTACTACAGCTAGCGCGGTCAATCAAACGTTTGGAAtcggttttctgtttttctttcattttcttaagTCTAGGATCAAGGAGCTACTTTCAATCCTCCTCTTGTAACCGACGGGCATACTTGCGTTATTTAATGAATCAAGCAAGAGCGTTTTGTTTAGCTATTTTCATCGAACCGATCGGaacaaaataaaagacccaccgggcaccaaactaaaagacccaccgggcacgaaaATAAAAGATCCACCGGGCACCAAACTAAAAGACCCACCGGACACAACAAATCAAAAGACCCGTTGGGCACGAAGGGACCCACGGGCATGGAATCTTAAAGCCCTCGGGGCACCATGACCATACGAccgcacaaaaaaaaaataatgataaaaataaaaagtccTACCGGGACAATAACAAGACCCAACCGAGCGCGTCAAATAATATAGATCGGAACTAAAGCAAACCAAGTAGTGCATTCATTAACATTGATTGTCATTACAAACGATTACAATAGCCCCGCACGGCTCAgaacactttaaaaaaaaaaaaaaattacaacccCCTCAAGGGGCATTCTCCTCCGGGAAGGTTGGGGTAAACTTCCCCTTGGAATCCACAGTTCCGATCCGGCCTTCGGAGACCACCTTTCGATACCCGACCGGACCGGTCTCCAGGCCCGGGTTAACAACTGAAAGCTGACTCACCGCATTGTTGAAAGAAGCCTTGTTAATCTTGGACACGGTGGCCGTCAGCTTTTTCTTGTCAGCTTCTAGAGAGGCGATCCTGACCTCAAACCCTTTCTTTACGGCCGCACCCTGTTCTCGCTCTTTCAGCAAGGCAGCCTCTACCTCCTTCACACGAGCCGCGCCGGTCTCAGCTTTCCCCTCCGCAGACTTCAGTCGCCCTTCCAGATCTTCACGAGCCTTCTCATCGTCTTGAACCTTTTTCTTCAGCTGCTCATTCTCAAGCTTCAGGCTGTCCAGCGACTTGCTTAGCTCTTCGATGGCAGAGCACCCCTCTTCCAGCTCCTTGTTCATGGAGGATATCAGTTGATCATCCTTCTCAACTTTCTCCCTGAGCTCCTCCAGTTCCGGAATGGTTGACAACTGGAGATACCTGAcagcagatgcagtcttgaGCGAGGCACGGAGAACGTAATTAAGGAGTCCGGCAGGCTCCCGATCGCCCAAGTACTTTTGGTCATTCTCCGTCAGCACGAGTTCGTCGATCTGCGCCAGGTGCTCCCGGCAGTTGCCAGCCCTAGGACCCCAAATGGAAAGCCTTTCAGGCGGTGGTACCACGGTGACGGGCACTGCCCGCTCCGGGTCGGAGCCCTGCACTTCACCATCAGCATGATCTTGATGGTCATCCACTCGGCGCTTCTTCGAGGTCGGGCCCTGGGTACCCTCTTCCTCAGAAACCGATCGTCCTTGCTCCTGGACGGGATCGGAGGTCCCTCCAACTACGGCCCCGCCCCCATCCTCCCGGTCGGGCTGGGGTTGATTTTCAACATGCCCCTCTTCCCCCTGGACAGCATCAGTCCCTTGTTCCGCCTCCTCGTCTGTGGACTGCCCGTCTTCAACTTGCAGCGCGTCCAGCAAGGTCCTGTCAATGTCCGCCATGCCACCTGCCCAACGATGAAAACAACATTAGCACTCGAAATGGGAAAAGGCAACGGGAAAGGGCATTACAAATAAGTAGCTTACGTAGCAACTTAGCGTTCCTTCGAACGTTGTAGGTACACAGGTCATAGCATCGAAGGGGACGAACCGGGACCTTCTTGTCCCCTTCCATGACATAACGAATGGCGCCCATCATCAACCGCTTGAATTCCAAATCGACCGTCGATAGAGCCCCCTAGTCCGAGAAACTGAATGAGGTCATCTTTTCCCGATAGTGGGTCGCGTTCCAGGCCAGTGGGAACCGCGCCCGCATCCCACCCGTTGGTCCCGGCTCGAACCACCAGAACGGAGGCGGCGAGGTCGGCGCCACCCGGTAGAATTGGTCCTTGAAGTCTTTATACGAATCGGCAAAGGCTTTGAAGATCGGGAACACCGTCCTCAGAGTTACCATGCCGTGACCACCGTGACCCTGGGTATGGGCGACCgcaaaaagatgaaaaaaaaggGGCAGGGACGGCACCTGCCCAAAAAGCGCGCAGGCGGTCTCATAACCGCGCACGAAACCCCAGCCCCCGGGGTGAAGCTGGGAGGGCGCCACCATCATATGCCGCAGCACGGAAACCTGAAAGTCGGTTAATGGCATCCTtaccttcaccttcttcatggTATAAATATGCATGTAGATGCCGAATGGGGGGGTCTGCGGGAGCCTCTCTTTCTTGCCAGGCGCAAAAACGTCATGCCCTGGACCGATCTGCTTCTCGGACAGATAATACTGTCGCCGGAAGTGCCCCTCGTCCTCATTAGCGTAACAGGACTCGATCCCCAGTATCTCCCGACACCAGTCGTCTAAATGCGCTCGGTCACCTTCCAAGTGAGGCCACTTTTCTCGATCGATCTTTTTCCGTTTCGGAGCATCTTTGCTCATCTTCGGCTTGGAGCCTCCCCCGACCGCTTTGCCCTTTTTCTTTTCGGCTCCGGTCATGCTTAAACCTGCACAGGGGAAAGCGTCGTTTCAATATCTCAAGTTATTGACCACGACTCAAAGGGGAAAACCAATAGGATCCGCCTTTGTCCCCGGCAGGGAGAGCACACCCAGTGCCGGAGGACCGGCCCACGGACCGTCCCTTCGCCGCGCGGGGGGGAAGAGACAACCCTCTCCCACCCGCAAAGACGCACCCTAAGAACCCCTAGAGGACGAgacgagaagaagaagaagaaaataaaatgcgGAAGAAGTCGAGAAGAACTCACCAAGTAACAAGAAGAGGACGATTACCGGGGAATAAAGGACGACCGCCGGGAAGCTGCGCCTTACGACGTCGGAATGGAGAGCTTCAAAGgaggaaaagatgagagcttgaGGTGCAGAAGAATGGGAAAAACGCAAATGAAACCCCTTCTGCcccctttttataagaaaagttAGGAATGGGAAGCGACGCTTCACCAAACCCTACGTCTGTAATGATGACGCTAGGGGAGGCGGGAAAGCTACCACCCAATCAGCTTCCGCCACGTCAGCAGGGGAGATGAAACGACGTAACGCGTGCCATTTCTTGTCAGACGCATTAATGACACCGCCAAAACGTCACTTCATGTTACTGTTACGAAACGTATGGATTCGGGGCCACCTCGCCGTCCCAAGACCATGGATGGGCCGGTCGTCCCACTAGGCCTTCCCGGGGTCCATGGGGGGTTCCGACCGTCCCATATCAAAGGGGATGACGATCGTCCCCCACGACCGTACGTGCAGATTCTGAAGCTCACGCCTCACTCACGCAGTGAGACAGAGCTGGGAGGCAACTGTTCCGGTAAGGGCTGACAGGGACCGACCCAAAGGGCGTAGGGAAATCCACGAGGACCTGACCGGAAGCTTCTAGCCCACTACCTCAGTGGACTAGAGCTAGGGGGCTACTGTTCTGGGACGACCAGGGAAAGGGTGTCACCGAGCGAGACGACCAGGTAAGGGAATCACCCGAGTGGGGCCCAATTGGGACGACCAGGAGAAGGGAATCACCCGAGTGGACTCGACCACGAGCGGGACGGCGCTCACCCCCAGCCCGAGGACAtggaccccaccacctaggggttgacctaAGCCAACCACCCTACGGAATTAGGGTGGTTGGATGGTGGGCCCCCTAGGCAATCtaaaccgttggatcactgcAAATCGCAGAGGGAGCAGAGGGATCCAACGGCCCTCGACCCAccagtacgagccatgcatgacgttgcatggctccaaccctaatactCCAACTTGTATATAAGGGGGGCAGCTCACTCACTCTAAGGTACGTTATTCTCTCCAATTTCAGCTACCCCTTTACTCGATTCCCCTACtcactttggcattggagtcccttgcaggagcccctcccgggtccGTTCAACAACCCAGCACATCGGCTTCACTTCCTCGATCAGCAGCCCCGCTCTCGTGATCCGCCCGATCAGGTATCAATGACATGTTGGGGCATTTGGATCCAACCCAATatttctcttcatcttcattgttCCACTCAGGAAAAAAGTCATTCCATTTCAAACTCTCATTGACACGTTCAAAATGAATAGATGTAATCTCTACTTGTGGGTGAAGTGCATTTAGTTGTTCAGGTATGTCACTGTCTACTATTGCATCAACATTAACAAGACCTATCTTGATCTTCTTTTTGCTGATGTTGATGTCTTTTGCTATGATGTCAAACCAAACCGGTCTTGTGTTCTCCACTTGAAGCTTGTCTTTGCTGGTGATAACAGAGTCTCTTTGATTCTTCATTAATGAAAGTACAAAGAGTTGGAGGGGTAGAAAGATGAGCAAGACATAGATAAGAAAACACATTTTCTTTGAAGACAAATAAGATTGAGATGGAGAGAACTTGGAACCCATTATTTTCTCCAAGTTTTGTGATTGTGACAAATCTGTGTTAGAATTAAGAATTTCAAATGAGGGCTTCCACAAGCATGTTAcaagtaaaataattttttccttgTTGACTCATTGATGATAACTTCCgaggatgaaaataaaaaataatgaatgaAAGTAATCAAACAAagttgaaattaaaatattttgataATTACAGGAACAATGGTTAGTAGAACTCGTAGATAGTTTGACTCTTTAAATATTTAGTCAAATGTTTGATTCCTGAACACGCGTATAAATACTTATTTATTAGGAGAACTTGTTAGTCAAAGAagacatttgggaaaaagttAGACACTCCACTTAGCTTAGAATAAGTTTTTATTTGActtttagtaatttttttttatacattcggaaaactattttttctttatataatattataattttaattatttaaaataacccttatatatatttaaataatataatcaTGAAAGCATTAATTATAGTGTTGACTGATTATTTTCTAAGGGAAAAAAGTTATGCACTCAATGATATTTTATACTCTCTCCCTTATGATCTTTCAGTTTAAGGggctttaatatatatatatatatatatatatatatatatatatatatatataaattaaattatatttataatgttatcacttttaataaataatttacttACAGACTGACTTCCtaatataacattttttttgatATTTGTATTTATCCGGTAGATAATAAACTAGATAACTTTCATGCTTAATCTACAAGGTAATTTGGGCATAAAAAATTCCGGACCCACACAATAAACTAATATAATCAAAATAATATTTCATCTTTTCTAGGATCCTTAACCTCAATCATCCAATGCCCATCAACAAAACTGGCATTTCTTGCTAtttttctcatcttcaaaagtCTTTCATTCATTGGCTTTGTAAGTGCACAATAAGATTGCAACTCTTTTGGCATGTTGTCATAAACCTGCCACCACCTTTCATGAGCTGAGTCACTTGCAAACAATTGACGGTCTTGCATGTCCCAATTACAATCATAATCTCTATAACACATCCAAGGCTTCAAACCCAAGTAATGTATTGCATACACATTCTTTGGGACCTCATGCGTTTCATTTTCTCCCTGCCTTTTAAAAGTCTTTAGGAGATTTAGCTTCGATGGCAACCTGTGCCACCATGTGAAGATCTCATTCAGAAAACCTTGATCACCCCCATTGTATGGTTGCACCTGATACAAATAAAGTTAGtagtaattaaaaaataaagattatTGCAGGGTTGAGTACATGGGAAAAAGTACTCATGTAGCATGGGAAATGAATGTTGTACGGTCAACTTTTTGTACAATCACTGCAATTAAACGATCTCAGCAATTAGATGAAAACCTGACAACATAGATTCTGATAGCATGTTTTGTATGTGATCTATTTCATCCTACGGTCAAGATCCTTAACTGCAATGACTGCACCAAAAATTGACCGCAACCAAGCCTTATCCTGTGGCATATGTATAGCAAAGTAATAGAATTATCTCATTTTCTATAGTCTCttgatcttttatttttcttactcACCTTGGAAGTTTTCTTCATCATGTACTCGAACATGCACTCAGATGGCTCAACTATCATCAACCCGGAGTTGAATATTGAGAGCTCATTAGGTGCAGCTGATAGTTGAGGGTAAGCAAAGAAATGGTCAATGTTATTCAAGATTAACAAGTCAGAATCTATGAAGATGATTTTGTCATACATGGTAAGTTGCCACATTCTTAGCTTGCTATAGTTCCACCGGTTATAAGCACTTTTTTTGGCAAAGGGGCTAAGGATACGTTGGATGCGCTTGATCTTCCACCCTGCAGCTTTTAGTCCTCTAGTGGATTTTGGACCAATTGATGTATCAGCTAGCAGGACTAGGTCTATGGTTTGAGCAATGTTTCTATTGGTTTGAAGGATGCTTTGAGCAAGAGCTATTGCACCACAAACATAAGCTTCTGAAGAGTGAAGGACAGTCACATAGGCTAACTTTGGAACATGCATGGTGCTATCCTGATTCATTGTTGGAGGTCTCCATAGCTCTTTACCTGCAAACAACTCCCATAAATTTATCTAACaacatataataaaaataaaaattacattcGTTATGAATAATATCCCTCATAATTTAGCTTTCGAGTTTAATCGTGTAGTATGATTCACATAACGGACCTCATTTAATGAGATAAGACTTTTGTTGTGATAATTGTAGCTTCAATTATGTTGATACTACCATTGCAAACTAATGAGCTTATTACAATATGGGAAATACTTAGTATTTACTAAAGGGTGAAACACCAAAGACAAGAAGTGGTACCTGGTTTCCAATGTTTCAACCCCTATATATGGTGTCTCATGAATTGACACATATTTGGTGTAGGAAAATAAATTTTTCAACATTTGTTTCTGGCATTTCGATCATACATAATTCTTCCGTACCAAATAGCACAGCTGAGATAACTAATTTTTTCACACCCTAATTTTTACAATTAGGTTATACTTTGATTTCTTCTATTTTCGTCGTATCTCTAATTATATctctcattttctatttttctttctatatctctattttccaaaatatacaCATTCTTAAGTGTGTAAAAATCTTGGTTTTAAATTGCGATTATGACTATTTCAGAATTAAAGATAAATATGAGTTAATGTAACCGCAATTATTGTCATGTTGTTGCATAGCCTCCAAAACCCTTTACATTGTTGTCGCAATTGCTATCAAATATTCAATTACTCGAGCAAGCACTTTCATATTTGAGAGCATCAAAAGCCAAACCCAACATCACAGTTTGATAGCTGATGAAGAGATTTTTGAAAAGAGAATGTGTATGGATTTGAAAATTAAGAATAGTCAAGGATATAACCTTCCTTAGTTACCAATCAAAGTTTTAGcaaaaataattcattcttgATTTTTCACAATATACTGAGCATATATTATACAACTAGTGTTTACAATTAGAGAAGATTTAATTGCATCAAATTCTCACTGTAACAGAAAACTAGTCTCATCAATCTGAGGAAATTTGATTGCATCAAATTTTCACTCAGAAGCACCTCAAATCATCTTCTTAATTTGTAATTACTTACTCAGATACTGTGtaatttaatttgttatttCTTAACTATAATAGTGCAAGTGAGATAAGGAAAGGATTCTAGTCCTAATATAAATGTATACTCCATTTTCAATAGAAACTGTCAATTTTAACAATCCAAAATAAATTCTAACTGAAGTGTACCTGTTTCTGCATAACTAGTAGCAAGCTGGCAAGAACCAACAGGCATAAGCATATTCtgcttcaacctcttcaaatcAGGCTTGTACACCCAATATTCCCCTTGATGCATCAATAGTTCATCACATTTGAAAATCTCCAGCATGGGACCACAAGATCCCACAAACACAACATACACATTCTTGTGATCACTCTCCAATGTGG
This is a stretch of genomic DNA from Lotus japonicus ecotype B-129 chromosome 1, LjGifu_v1.2. It encodes these proteins:
- the LOC130726795 gene encoding putative UDP-glucuronate:xylan alpha-glucuronosyltransferase 4; translated protein: MVSGIYLFGFKYFSNYLSHSSSKEKRFLICLLLLVSLSLFLFMVMEKQKIVPVTTTTSMVQVDDDDHKRPPWFDVIAKDISNKNNIKIGLVNVNREFNGNVYEQLDSLHHSKVETFSINFDHVDENLKWEDFFPEWIDEDEKWGKPQCPNMPMPVLKNYQDLDVMLATVPCGTNEGAGEKAGVRDLFRLQVNLVVANLAVESGWVTTLESDHKNVYVVFVGSCGPMLEIFKCDELLMHQGEYWVYKPDLKRLKQNMLMPVGSCQLATSYAETGKELWRPPTMNQDSTMHVPKLAYVTVLHSSEAYVCGAIALAQSILQTNRNIAQTIDLVLLADTSIGPKSTRGLKAAGWKIKRIQRILSPFAKKSAYNRWNYSKLRMWQLTMYDKIIFIDSDLLILNNIDHFFAYPQLSAAPNELSIFNSGLMIVEPSECMFEYMMKKTSKVQPYNGGDQGFLNEIFTWWHRLPSKLNLLKTFKRQGENETHEVPKNVYAIHYLGLKPWMCYRDYDCNWDMQDRQLFASDSAHERWWQVYDNMPKELQSYCALTKPMNERLLKMRKIARNASFVDGHWMIEVKDPRKDEILF